The region ATCCTGGACATCAAGCTCAAGAAGATGACCGGCGTCGAGGCCCTTGAGGAACTCAAGAAGGTCAACCCGGACATGATGGCGATCATGCTGACCGGCTATCCCACCCTGGAGACCGCCCGCGAGTCGCTCCGGCTCGGGGCTCAGGAGTACTGCGTCAAGCCCATCAACAAGGAGGAACTGGAGGTCAAGGTGGCCGAGGTCCTCAACGGCGCGGAGTAGGCGGGGCCAGGGCCGGCGCAACGGAAACCATATCGTATAGCCAAGGACGTTCCATGTATCTCAAGCAGCTCTTCAGGCATTGGACCTATCAGGTATTCGCTCCGGGTACCCTGCTTCGGCGCAAGTACGAGGCCTTCAAGTCCCTGCTGGCCCACGACGCAGTGGCCCTGGAACTGGTCGCCGACCTTGAGGAGATGTTTTACGGCAAGCGGCTGGCCGACCGTCAGCGCGCGCTCTGGATGACCAATCGGTTGTCCTCGGCCGTGTCCACCATGGCCGGGCAGTTGGTGGAGATGAATCCGACCCGGTACATGGATCTGCCCGAATACTTCCGCAAGATCGATTTCTACGTGCATATGGCGCTTGAGCTCGAACAGCCCGAGGTCGGGCCGCCGTACATTCTCTCCCTGGAAGAGGCCGGGGTCATGCCGAAGCTGGCAGGCGGCAAGGCGTCCAACCTGGGCCGGGCCAAGGCCCTGGATGGCATCCCGGTGCCGCCGGGTTTCGTGGTCACGGCCAATGCCTTCAACTATTTCATCGACTTCAACGGGCTGGGTGAGGAAATCGAAAAGCGGCTGCGGCAGATGGTCGTAGGCGACCGGGACCTTCTGGCCCGGCTGACCGCCGAGATGCAGGAGCTCATCCTGGCCGCCGAGGTTCCGGAGGAGATCGCCCGGGGCATCCGCTACGGCGTGTCCGAGATCATCAGCGGCGACGACCTCATCGCGGTCCGGTCCAGCGCCCTGGCCGAAGACGGCGAGATATCCTTTGCCGGGCAGTACGCCTCGGAATTGAACGTCCAGCCCAACGATGTCCTTGAGGCGTACAAGCGGGTCCTGGCGGGCAAGTACTGCCCACGGGCCGTGGCCTACCGTATCTCCAACGGGCTGACCGACAGCGAGACAGCCATGGCCGTGCTGGTCATTCCCATGGTGGACGCGGACACCGCCGGCGTGCTCTACACCCGCGACCCGGACTGCCGGGGCCGGGAGGCCATGGGCGTGTACGGCGTGCGCGGCCTGGGCCACGGACTGGTGGACGGCTCCACCTCCCCGGACAAAGCCGTGCTGACCAGGGAAGAGACCCCGCGTCTGGACCCGGAATGCACCCCGGATGCGGGCGGCCTGCCTTCGGAAGAGTCACTCATCCGGCTTGGCCAACTGGCCATGCGGCTGGAGGAGGCCTTCGGGCGGCCCCAGGATATCGAGTGGGCCGAGGACGTCACCGGGGAGCTGTATATTCTTCAGACCCGGCCCTTGCAGGAGGAGCGCGAGGAGGCCCTGGCCGTTCAGGAACCGCTTCCCACGGCCGCCTTTCCCATTGCCCAAGGGCTGGAACGCGCCTCAACGGGCGCGGGCTGCGGCACCGTGTATATCGCCGACACGGGCGAACGCATCGCCCAGATTCCTGATGGAGCCGTGGTCGTCACTCCGAGCCTCAAGCCCTCGCTGTTGACCTTCATCGGAAGAATGAACGGGGTCATCTCGGCCACGGGCAGCCGGGCCAGCCATTTTGCTTCCGTGGCCCGCGAATGGGGTGTGCCCGTGGTGGTCGGCGACGTGGACGCAGGGCTCGAACCCGGGCAGCTCGTCACCGTGGATGGCACGGGCGGCGCCATCTATGAAGGCTGCGTGGAAGAGATCATGACCAGGGCGCGCGAAGGCGAGCAGATTTCCGAACGGGTGGTGGAGCAGTATGCCAAGGTCGCCCCTCTGACCGTGCGCCTGAACCTGACCGACCCGCAGAGCGAGGACTTCACCCCCATGGGCTGCAAGTCCCTGCACGACGTTATCCGGTTCTGCCACGAGAAGTCCGTGAACGAGATGTTCGCGGTCATGGACAAGAAGGGACGCGGCATGCACTCGGCCAAGCGCCTGGAAACCAGTCTCCCGCTGGTCATGTACGTGCTGGATTTGGGCGACGGTTTCTTCGCCAACGCGGGCGAGGGCAAGACCGTGTCGCCCCAGGACATCAAGTGCCGTCCCATGTGGGCCCTGTGGTACGGATTGTCCGACGACCGGGTCAAATGGCCTTCGCGGCTGACGGCCATGGACTGGGAAGAGTTCGACAAGGTTTCGGGCGGCATCTTCAGCTTCGACTCCAAGCTGCTGGCCAGCTACGGGCTGATATCCGAGGATTATCTGCACCTGATGGTCCGTTTCGGCTACCACTTCTCGGTGGTGGATACCATCTGCGGTCCCGAGCAGGGGGCCAACTACATCAATTTTCGCTTCAAGGGCGGCGGGGCAGGCTTTGACCAGCGATTGCTCCGGCTGGAATTCATCCGCAGGATTCTGGAACACTACGGGTTCGAGACCACCACGCGCGGCGACATGATCGACGCCAAATGTTCCCGGTTGCCGGAAAACGACACCCGGCGGCTGCTCATGCGGCTGGGCTATCTGATGGCCGTGACCCGGCTCATGGATATGCGCATGGACGATGAGGAACAGGTCGCCATCGAGGTCGAGCGGTTCATCAACGATGCGGAGTCGCGCGATGGCTGATAAGACCGCCGCCTACAAGGTGACCTGGGTCACGGACCAGCTCGGCGTGGGCAGCGCGCCCATGAGCTACCCGCAATTGGACGCCATCCGCGCCCAGGGCGTGGACGCCATTCTCAACCTGTGCGGCGAGTTCTGCGACCTGCACGACATCGAGAAGGGGGCCGGTTTCGAGGTCCATTACCTG is a window of uncultured Pseudodesulfovibrio sp. DNA encoding:
- a CDS encoding response regulator; this encodes MANILVLDDISDAGMLVKRILERKGHKVWNFTEEEDALKHAAGTKIDLAILDIKLKKMTGVEALEELKKVNPDMMAIMLTGYPTLETARESLRLGAQEYCVKPINKEELEVKVAEVLNGAE
- a CDS encoding PEP/pyruvate-binding domain-containing protein, which translates into the protein MYLKQLFRHWTYQVFAPGTLLRRKYEAFKSLLAHDAVALELVADLEEMFYGKRLADRQRALWMTNRLSSAVSTMAGQLVEMNPTRYMDLPEYFRKIDFYVHMALELEQPEVGPPYILSLEEAGVMPKLAGGKASNLGRAKALDGIPVPPGFVVTANAFNYFIDFNGLGEEIEKRLRQMVVGDRDLLARLTAEMQELILAAEVPEEIARGIRYGVSEIISGDDLIAVRSSALAEDGEISFAGQYASELNVQPNDVLEAYKRVLAGKYCPRAVAYRISNGLTDSETAMAVLVIPMVDADTAGVLYTRDPDCRGREAMGVYGVRGLGHGLVDGSTSPDKAVLTREETPRLDPECTPDAGGLPSEESLIRLGQLAMRLEEAFGRPQDIEWAEDVTGELYILQTRPLQEEREEALAVQEPLPTAAFPIAQGLERASTGAGCGTVYIADTGERIAQIPDGAVVVTPSLKPSLLTFIGRMNGVISATGSRASHFASVAREWGVPVVVGDVDAGLEPGQLVTVDGTGGAIYEGCVEEIMTRAREGEQISERVVEQYAKVAPLTVRLNLTDPQSEDFTPMGCKSLHDVIRFCHEKSVNEMFAVMDKKGRGMHSAKRLETSLPLVMYVLDLGDGFFANAGEGKTVSPQDIKCRPMWALWYGLSDDRVKWPSRLTAMDWEEFDKVSGGIFSFDSKLLASYGLISEDYLHLMVRFGYHFSVVDTICGPEQGANYINFRFKGGGAGFDQRLLRLEFIRRILEHYGFETTTRGDMIDAKCSRLPENDTRRLLMRLGYLMAVTRLMDMRMDDEEQVAIEVERFINDAESRDG